In a genomic window of Pokkaliibacter sp. MBI-7:
- the dkgB gene encoding 2,5-didehydrogluconate reductase DkgB gives MAVPSFGLGTFRLQGQVVIDSVRTALELGYRAVDTAQIYQNEAEVGQAIAESGVAREEIYLTTKIWVDNYSKHTLIDSLHDSLRKLRSDYVDLTLIHWPAPGNGVAVAEYMQALAEAKAAGLTREIGISNFNVALTREAIAAVGREHIAANQIELSPYLQNPTLVSFLQEQQIPVTSYMTLAYGKVLQDPLIQAIAARIPATPAQVVLAWALRKGYAVIPSSTQRSHLASNLLAPQLQLSDSDMALIDSLERNGREVSPEGLAAEWDD, from the coding sequence ATGGCTGTTCCTTCATTTGGTCTGGGGACGTTTCGCTTGCAGGGGCAGGTGGTCATCGATTCGGTCCGCACGGCGCTGGAGCTGGGCTATCGGGCAGTGGATACCGCACAGATTTATCAGAATGAAGCAGAGGTCGGGCAGGCGATTGCGGAAAGTGGCGTGGCTCGCGAGGAGATCTACCTGACGACCAAAATCTGGGTCGACAACTACAGCAAGCACACGCTGATCGACAGCTTGCACGACAGTTTACGCAAATTGCGCAGTGACTATGTCGACCTGACCCTGATTCACTGGCCTGCACCGGGGAATGGCGTTGCTGTCGCCGAGTACATGCAGGCGCTGGCAGAAGCCAAAGCGGCCGGTCTGACCCGGGAAATAGGGATCTCCAACTTCAATGTTGCACTGACCAGAGAGGCGATAGCCGCGGTCGGCAGGGAGCATATCGCGGCCAATCAGATTGAGCTGAGCCCCTACCTGCAGAATCCAACGCTGGTGAGCTTTCTGCAGGAGCAGCAGATTCCGGTGACGTCCTATATGACACTGGCGTATGGCAAGGTACTGCAGGATCCGCTGATTCAGGCCATCGCAGCACGTATCCCTGCCACGCCGGCACAGGTGGTACTGGCATGGGCATTGCGAAAAGGTTATGCGGTTATCCCGTCGTCAACCCAACGCAGCCACCTGGCATCGAACCTGCTGGCACCGCAGCTGCAGTTGAGTGATAGCGATATGGCCCTGATTGACAGCCTTGAGCGCAACGGCCGTGAAGTCAGCCCGGAAGGATTAGCTGCTGAATGGGATGACTGA
- a CDS encoding carbon-nitrogen hydrolase family protein, whose protein sequence is MTRSVVAALQLGSLSEGKAATLERILSYEQAIRDSGAQLVVMPEALLGGYPKGEIFGTRLGYRLPEGREAFARYYANAIDVPGEETAALAELAHRTGASLVIGVIERSGNTLYCTALYFDAEKGLVAKHRKLMPTGTERLIWGQGDGSTLPVVSTPAGRVGGAICWENHMPLLRTAMYAKGVEIWCAPTVDERDIWQCSMRHIAHEGRCFVISACQVQPSPVQLGIEVAGWDAQRPLIRGGSVIIGPLGDVLAGPLTDQTGLLTAEIDTADLIRARYDFDVTGHYARPDVFELHVDERRKQGVVFRQQ, encoded by the coding sequence ATGACTCGATCTGTAGTGGCCGCTTTGCAGTTAGGCTCTTTGTCCGAAGGCAAAGCCGCGACGCTGGAGCGGATACTGTCCTATGAACAGGCAATCCGTGACAGTGGCGCGCAGCTGGTGGTGATGCCAGAGGCGTTGCTGGGTGGCTACCCGAAAGGCGAGATATTCGGCACGCGGCTGGGATATCGCCTGCCTGAAGGGCGCGAAGCGTTCGCCCGATATTATGCTAATGCCATTGATGTGCCGGGCGAGGAAACAGCCGCACTGGCAGAGCTGGCGCACCGTACCGGCGCCAGTCTGGTTATCGGTGTCATCGAGCGTAGCGGAAATACCCTGTACTGCACGGCGCTGTATTTTGATGCCGAAAAAGGGCTGGTGGCCAAACATCGCAAACTGATGCCCACCGGCACTGAGCGGCTGATCTGGGGGCAGGGCGATGGCTCGACCCTACCGGTCGTCAGCACGCCGGCCGGTCGGGTAGGCGGTGCTATCTGCTGGGAAAACCATATGCCGCTGCTGCGTACGGCCATGTATGCCAAGGGCGTGGAAATATGGTGCGCCCCCACCGTGGATGAGCGTGATATCTGGCAATGCTCCATGCGTCATATTGCCCATGAAGGGCGCTGCTTTGTGATCAGTGCCTGTCAGGTGCAGCCATCACCTGTACAGCTGGGCATAGAGGTCGCTGGCTGGGATGCCCAACGACCGCTGATACGCGGAGGCAGCGTAATTATCGGGCCTCTTGGCGATGTGCTGGCTGGCCCACTGACGGATCAGACCGGGTTACTGACCGCCGAGATTGATACGGCCGACCTGATCCGTGCCCGCTATGACTTCGATGTTACGGGCCACTATGCCCGTCCGGATGTGTTTGAGCTGCATGTGGATGAGCGCCGCAAGCAGGGCGTGGTGTTTCGTCAGCAGTAA
- a CDS encoding DUF3237 domain-containing protein, with protein MSHTARTPELEKRLHLEVDIAAPELLGDVAEGIRMNYPILGGRFTLFTPSAEVICGTVVSGGYDCFLEQHDGTGRLDAIYSLKTDEGELINIRNRGWLMLTEQGQQQVKAGIWPIERTDYQCHCTPSFQVALGRLSWLGTAVLIGDVFYPSDHKVIITCYGLT; from the coding sequence ATGAGTCATACCGCCAGAACGCCCGAACTGGAAAAGCGTCTTCATCTGGAAGTGGACATTGCCGCGCCTGAACTGCTGGGAGATGTTGCAGAAGGCATCAGGATGAACTACCCCATTCTCGGTGGCCGCTTCACTCTGTTTACCCCTTCAGCAGAGGTGATCTGCGGTACCGTGGTCAGTGGTGGTTACGACTGCTTTCTGGAACAGCACGATGGCACAGGCAGGCTGGATGCCATCTACAGCCTCAAAACCGACGAAGGCGAGCTGATCAATATACGCAACCGCGGCTGGCTGATGCTGACGGAACAGGGCCAGCAGCAGGTAAAAGCAGGCATCTGGCCGATAGAACGCACAGACTATCAGTGCCACTGCACGCCGTCTTTTCAGGTTGCTCTGGGGCGCCTGTCATGGCTGGGCACAGCCGTGCTGATCGGTGATGTGTTCTACCCCTCAGACCACAAGGTCATCATCACCTGTTACGGCCTGACGTAA
- a CDS encoding nucleotidyltransferase family protein, whose amino-acid sequence MASMTDNRSPLKTAAIVLAAGKGTRYKHEGKTLANKLLVPCTGLNGKRRSVLEHTLSSFAGKVDQLIVVTRPEYPDVLSLAANYHATVISLPSSGMGDSISAAVPAVADAAVVMVALGDMPYIKDSTLEAILAHASEEAIVTPLYEGQRGHPVCFGRRYLPMLAELHGDVGARHLLQDFDVTDVVVDDPGVLHDIDVPEK is encoded by the coding sequence ATGGCATCCATGACCGACAACCGCTCGCCGCTCAAGACCGCTGCAATCGTGTTGGCTGCCGGGAAAGGCACGCGCTACAAACATGAAGGCAAAACACTGGCGAACAAGTTACTGGTGCCCTGTACAGGGCTGAATGGCAAACGCAGGTCGGTACTGGAGCATACGTTGAGCAGTTTCGCTGGCAAAGTTGATCAGCTGATTGTCGTCACGCGACCGGAGTACCCGGATGTGCTGTCTCTGGCGGCCAACTATCACGCCACCGTTATCAGTCTGCCCTCGAGCGGTATGGGCGACAGCATCAGCGCTGCCGTCCCTGCGGTAGCAGACGCCGCCGTTGTCATGGTGGCACTGGGTGATATGCCCTATATCAAAGACAGCACGCTGGAGGCCATTCTGGCTCACGCCAGCGAAGAGGCCATCGTCACTCCCTTATATGAGGGGCAGCGTGGCCATCCGGTCTGCTTTGGCAGGCGCTATCTGCCGATGCTGGCCGAGCTGCATGGTGATGTCGGTGCCCGGCACCTGCTGCAGGATTTTGACGTAACCGATGTAGTCGTTGATGACCCCGGCGTCCTGCACGATATTGATGTGCCTGAGAAATAG
- a CDS encoding LysR family transcriptional regulator, whose protein sequence is MAFSTDNITLFLTVLECGSFSAAARKLGRVPSAVSMAIAQLEAELDLQLFNRNGREPVPTEAALALEPQARQLTALHQQMEAHALALHRGLETRLTLAIAPELLATRWSEPIPQLAEEFPALELEILAVPQEDAMQMLHRGSAHLAVVFERPTIEEREVFQEMGSEKLIIVAAPQHPLAQASAEARHEHLLEHRQIMVAASRDAPYSDPRLVQSRQLWRTDNHLAALRLVQEGLGWALLPVSLVQPSIHSGDLIEVVFTNMTNERLLWADVVWSTEKPLGLGAKRYVELIQKRQRGG, encoded by the coding sequence ATGGCCTTTTCGACTGACAACATCACCCTGTTTCTCACCGTGCTGGAGTGCGGCTCCTTTTCTGCGGCGGCGCGCAAGCTGGGGCGAGTTCCCTCTGCGGTCAGCATGGCCATCGCCCAGCTGGAGGCGGAGCTGGATTTACAGCTGTTCAATCGTAACGGTCGGGAACCCGTCCCCACCGAAGCCGCTCTGGCGCTGGAACCGCAGGCCCGCCAGCTGACCGCGCTGCATCAGCAGATGGAAGCCCATGCGCTGGCACTGCATCGTGGGCTGGAAACCCGGCTGACGCTGGCCATCGCACCGGAGTTACTGGCGACCCGCTGGAGTGAGCCCATTCCGCAGCTGGCAGAAGAATTTCCCGCACTGGAGCTGGAAATTCTTGCCGTGCCGCAGGAGGATGCGATGCAGATGCTGCATCGTGGCAGTGCTCATCTGGCAGTCGTATTTGAACGCCCGACCATCGAAGAACGTGAAGTATTTCAGGAAATGGGCAGCGAAAAACTGATCATCGTTGCCGCTCCTCAGCACCCTCTGGCGCAGGCCAGCGCTGAAGCCAGACATGAACACCTGCTTGAACACCGGCAGATCATGGTCGCCGCCAGTCGTGATGCACCTTACAGCGACCCCAGGCTGGTGCAGTCCCGCCAGCTATGGCGCACCGACAATCACCTGGCTGCCCTGCGTCTGGTACAGGAAGGTCTGGGCTGGGCGCTGTTGCCGGTTTCATTGGTACAGCCGTCCATTCACAGTGGTGATCTGATTGAGGTGGTGTTTACCAACATGACCAATGAGCGTCTGCTTTGGGCAGATGTGGTCTGGAGCACGGAAAAACCGCTGGGGCTGGGTGCCAAACGCTATGTTGAACTTATTCAAAAAAGGCAGCGTGGTGGCTGA
- a CDS encoding ACT domain-containing protein, which yields MAFTPVSDLQQLLASMSPVLNDGIYAYVMVASDTDLRGLDYVGSMKEAEGLTLIVPEATAVERCWPVLFRCQWITLHVHSDLAAVGLTAAFASALGRAQLSCNVVAGACHDHIFVPAGRGDEAVQVLRELQQGSMPSQ from the coding sequence ATGGCGTTCACCCCGGTCTCTGATTTGCAGCAGCTGCTGGCCAGCATGTCACCTGTACTGAATGACGGCATTTATGCCTACGTGATGGTCGCTAGCGACACCGATCTGCGCGGGCTGGACTATGTGGGTAGCATGAAGGAAGCGGAGGGGCTGACACTGATCGTACCGGAAGCCACCGCTGTTGAACGGTGCTGGCCGGTGTTGTTTCGCTGCCAGTGGATCACCTTGCATGTGCATTCAGACCTTGCCGCCGTGGGTCTGACGGCGGCATTTGCCAGTGCGCTGGGCAGGGCGCAACTAAGCTGTAATGTGGTGGCAGGTGCCTGTCACGATCATATCTTTGTACCTGCCGGGCGCGGTGACGAGGCCGTGCAGGTATTGCGCGAGCTGCAGCAGGGGTCGATGCCCTCTCAGTGA
- a CDS encoding alpha/beta fold hydrolase produces MPPLGQSSFSLYQQQTRGWLAQHRQFQTTDHLQELQWNGPQEWRPPADISSKPQKGILLVHGLGDSPWSFHDLGEQLARQGFLVRTVLLPGHGSRPEDMLHVTLEDWQRVVDEQVTVLRKEVGQVYLGGFSTGGNLVTDYAYRHGDIAGLVLFSPAFKSDSRIDWLAPWISWARPWLRDPEAMATTQNPVRYLNVPTNGFAQFYRSSAQVQDDLAQAYTKPVFMVVAEHDSVLDTQYLLDTFSHRFEHPDSRLIWYGEAPATRDPRVIVRTDFLPEQRISQFSHMGMLFAPGNPLYGMQGSVRLCRNSTDAQQTELCEQTGQVWYSAWGYQQPGKVHARLTFNPYFEWQGEIMRAVLQ; encoded by the coding sequence TTGCCCCCTCTCGGTCAGAGCAGCTTTTCTCTGTACCAGCAGCAGACCCGTGGCTGGCTGGCTCAGCACCGTCAGTTTCAGACCACCGATCATCTGCAGGAACTGCAGTGGAACGGCCCGCAAGAGTGGCGACCACCGGCGGATATAAGCAGTAAGCCGCAGAAAGGCATTTTGCTTGTTCACGGACTGGGGGACTCGCCGTGGTCGTTTCATGATCTTGGCGAGCAGCTGGCCCGGCAGGGGTTTCTGGTAAGAACGGTATTGCTGCCCGGCCACGGCAGTCGGCCTGAGGACATGCTGCATGTCACTCTGGAAGACTGGCAAAGAGTGGTGGATGAACAAGTGACGGTTTTACGGAAAGAGGTAGGGCAGGTGTACCTAGGAGGGTTCTCCACCGGAGGCAATCTGGTGACGGATTATGCCTATCGGCATGGTGATATTGCCGGACTGGTGTTGTTTTCTCCGGCGTTCAAGTCTGACAGCCGGATAGACTGGCTGGCGCCCTGGATCAGCTGGGCCCGGCCCTGGCTAAGAGACCCTGAGGCGATGGCAACCACACAAAACCCGGTTCGTTATCTCAACGTCCCTACCAATGGATTTGCTCAGTTTTATCGCAGTAGTGCACAGGTGCAGGATGACCTGGCGCAGGCCTACACCAAACCGGTGTTTATGGTGGTGGCTGAGCATGACTCTGTGCTGGACACTCAATACCTGCTTGATACCTTCAGCCACCGTTTTGAACATCCTGACAGCCGTCTGATCTGGTACGGCGAAGCACCTGCTACCCGTGATCCTCGGGTGATTGTCAGGACGGACTTTCTGCCAGAGCAGCGTATCAGTCAGTTTTCGCACATGGGAATGCTGTTTGCACCCGGTAATCCGCTTTACGGAATGCAGGGTTCCGTCAGATTGTGTCGAAACAGTACAGATGCTCAGCAAACGGAGCTATGTGAACAGACCGGGCAGGTGTGGTATTCGGCATGGGGCTACCAGCAGCCGGGCAAGGTGCATGCCCGGCTGACGTTTAACCCTTACTTCGAGTGGCAGGGCGAGATCATGCGCGCTGTACTGCAGTGA
- a CDS encoding bifunctional protein-serine/threonine kinase/phosphatase, which produces MNQQLTLRFGQYSSAGRKASNQDFHGALVPLQPQLTSKGAAFAIADGISSSEVSHIASQSAVAGFLQDYFCTSETWSVKQSAQRVISAINSWLHAQSRQGQFRYAIDRGYVCTFSTLIIKAASAHLFHIGDGRIHRLSGSHLEQLTQDHRMHVSAEQHYLSRALGIHDHVEIDYQCLPVEAGDVFVLTTDGIHEFIDESVMARCIEDCQDDLALAARAITEIALNHGSDDNLTIQIVRVEQLPEPSATELYQRLNQLPFPPELRLRAEFDGFTIQRELHHSSRSHLYLAIDNASGDRVVIKTPSHDLRHDEAYIERLLMEEWIARRINNPHVLRAWPMERPRHFLYLTSEYLPGQTLEQWMRDHPVADLTAVRSIVGQIARGLRAFHRLEMLHQDLRPANVMIDEHGTVTLIDFGSTRVAGVAELSDRTQAEPILGTLPYTAPEYFIGDPVGEQADLFSLAVMTYQMLAGHLPYGTQVATARSRAAQARLHYDSVLSHRRDIPLWVDEALRKALQPQPSRRYDAISEFVHDLNQPNPRFIAQHRPPLLERNPLLFWQGLSFLLALLLIWQLVKH; this is translated from the coding sequence ATGAACCAACAGCTGACGCTTCGATTCGGACAGTATTCCTCTGCAGGGCGCAAGGCGAGCAATCAGGACTTTCACGGCGCGCTGGTGCCGCTGCAGCCACAACTGACAAGTAAAGGCGCTGCCTTTGCCATTGCCGATGGCATCAGCAGCAGTGAAGTCAGCCATATCGCCAGTCAGTCTGCGGTGGCCGGTTTTCTGCAGGATTACTTCTGTACCAGTGAAACCTGGTCAGTCAAACAGTCTGCCCAGCGTGTCATCAGCGCTATCAACTCCTGGCTGCATGCGCAAAGTCGTCAGGGCCAGTTCCGCTATGCCATTGACCGGGGTTATGTCTGTACGTTCAGCACACTGATCATCAAGGCCGCCAGTGCGCATCTGTTCCATATTGGTGATGGCCGCATTCATCGACTGTCAGGAAGCCATCTGGAGCAACTGACCCAAGATCACCGCATGCACGTCTCCGCTGAACAGCACTACCTCAGCCGGGCACTGGGCATTCATGATCATGTCGAAATTGATTACCAGTGCCTGCCAGTGGAAGCCGGTGATGTGTTTGTACTCACGACCGACGGTATTCATGAGTTCATCGATGAGTCAGTGATGGCGCGCTGTATTGAGGATTGCCAGGATGACCTGGCGCTGGCCGCCAGAGCCATTACTGAAATTGCCCTCAATCACGGCAGTGATGACAACCTGACGATCCAGATCGTACGGGTCGAGCAGTTGCCAGAACCCTCCGCCACCGAACTGTACCAGCGCCTCAATCAGTTACCCTTTCCTCCTGAGCTGCGCCTGCGTGCCGAATTCGATGGTTTCACCATTCAGCGTGAGCTACATCACTCCAGCCGCAGCCACCTGTATCTGGCCATCGATAATGCCTCGGGGGACCGGGTGGTGATCAAGACACCCTCCCATGATCTGCGCCACGATGAAGCCTATATCGAGCGCCTGCTGATGGAGGAGTGGATCGCCAGACGCATCAATAATCCCCATGTGTTGCGAGCCTGGCCGATGGAGCGCCCGAGACATTTCCTCTATCTCACCAGTGAATATCTGCCGGGGCAGACGCTGGAGCAGTGGATGCGCGACCACCCTGTGGCGGATCTGACCGCCGTGCGCTCCATCGTCGGGCAGATTGCCAGAGGATTGCGAGCCTTCCACCGGCTGGAAATGCTGCATCAGGATCTGCGCCCAGCCAATGTGATGATCGACGAACACGGCACTGTCACACTGATCGACTTCGGCTCGACCCGGGTGGCAGGTGTGGCAGAGCTCAGTGACCGCACACAGGCTGAACCGATCCTCGGTACCCTGCCCTACACGGCGCCGGAATATTTCATCGGGGATCCGGTTGGCGAGCAGGCCGATCTGTTTTCACTGGCCGTGATGACTTACCAGATGCTCGCCGGCCATTTGCCCTATGGCACTCAGGTGGCGACAGCCCGCAGCCGCGCTGCTCAGGCCCGGTTACACTACGATTCCGTATTATCTCATCGGCGGGATATTCCACTGTGGGTGGATGAGGCGCTGAGAAAAGCCCTGCAACCACAACCGTCACGGCGCTATGACGCCATCTCAGAGTTTGTTCACGATCTCAATCAGCCGAATCCACGCTTTATCGCCCAGCATCGCCCGCCACTGCTGGAGCGCAACCCGCTGCTGTTCTGGCAGGGGCTCAGTTTCCTGCTGGCTCTGCTGTTGATCTGGCAGCTTGTAAAGCACTGA
- a CDS encoding formate/nitrite transporter family protein produces MSYIIPSEFVTKMVDAGESKIYMATRDTLIRGFMAGAILALAAVFAVTIAVQTGVPLLGAVLFPVGFCMLYLMGFDLLTGVFMLTPLAWLDRRPGVTISGILRNWGLVFIGNFAGALTVAFIMAFVFTMGFNTDPGAVGTKIAGIGEARTLGYAKYGFDGWLTIFVRGMLCNWMVSMGVVGAMISTNVSGKVLAMWMPIMLFFFMGFEHSVVNMFLFPSAMMMGGAFSVMDYFIWNEIPTALGNLVGGLAFTGLTLYSTHVRTAPKRTLS; encoded by the coding sequence ATGTCTTACATTATTCCGTCTGAGTTTGTGACCAAAATGGTCGATGCCGGTGAGTCCAAGATTTACATGGCCACCCGCGATACCCTGATTCGTGGCTTTATGGCCGGTGCCATTCTGGCACTGGCGGCGGTCTTTGCCGTGACCATCGCGGTGCAGACTGGCGTGCCGCTGCTGGGTGCCGTGCTCTTCCCTGTCGGCTTCTGCATGCTCTATCTGATGGGTTTCGATCTGCTGACAGGTGTCTTCATGCTGACCCCGCTGGCATGGCTGGACCGTCGCCCCGGCGTCACCATCAGCGGCATTCTGCGTAACTGGGGTCTGGTGTTTATCGGTAACTTCGCAGGGGCACTGACCGTCGCCTTTATCATGGCGTTCGTCTTCACCATGGGCTTCAACACCGACCCGGGCGCGGTTGGGACCAAGATCGCCGGTATCGGTGAAGCGCGTACCCTCGGTTATGCCAAGTATGGTTTTGATGGCTGGCTGACCATTTTTGTGCGCGGCATGCTGTGTAACTGGATGGTCTCCATGGGTGTGGTCGGTGCGATGATTTCCACCAACGTCAGCGGCAAGGTGCTGGCCATGTGGATGCCCATCATGCTGTTCTTCTTCATGGGTTTTGAACACTCGGTGGTGAACATGTTCCTGTTCCCCTCAGCGATGATGATGGGCGGTGCCTTCTCGGTGATGGATTACTTCATCTGGAATGAAATCCCCACTGCACTGGGCAATCTGGTGGGTGGTCTGGCCTTCACAGGTTTGACCCTCTATAGCACCCACGTACGCACCGCACCTAAGCGCACTCTTTCCTGA
- a CDS encoding LysR substrate-binding domain-containing protein, producing MNEIDIAGADLNLLKVFEALFEEGSASRAALRLNLTQSAVSAALGRLHELYGEQLFRRTGHGLAPTLLANQLKPVISEALAQVRHSLSMAAPASLAYSGRSVTIGMSDDFEIALGARLIARVAQRAPQLRLIFRQTHSQIVADALLGRSMDLAITAGGVASRLLSRDLLGEGQYACVVDGSHHPAEQTFDLHWFVRHDHLLISAGGFIGIVDEALAERGLKRRVGAATTHFAALPYLLAGSTAIATLPLHAAQAITAISHGLRLVACPFPLRRYPVELAWRNSASPDNAVLIVREAIRELVSAERYFVMD from the coding sequence ATGAATGAAATTGATATCGCAGGTGCGGATCTCAATCTGCTGAAAGTCTTTGAGGCGCTGTTTGAAGAAGGCAGCGCCAGTCGCGCGGCACTCCGGTTAAATCTGACCCAGTCGGCGGTCAGTGCAGCGCTGGGGCGGCTGCATGAACTCTATGGCGAGCAGTTATTTCGTCGTACCGGTCACGGCCTTGCGCCCACCTTGCTGGCCAATCAACTCAAACCGGTGATCAGTGAGGCACTGGCGCAGGTCAGGCACAGCCTGTCGATGGCCGCTCCGGCTTCGCTGGCCTATAGCGGGCGCTCAGTCACTATCGGCATGTCGGATGACTTTGAAATAGCACTGGGAGCCAGACTGATTGCGCGGGTTGCACAACGTGCCCCCCAGCTGCGGCTGATCTTTCGCCAGACCCACAGCCAGATTGTGGCGGATGCCCTGCTTGGTCGCAGTATGGATCTGGCAATCACAGCGGGCGGGGTAGCCAGTCGCCTGCTGAGCCGTGACCTGCTGGGCGAAGGTCAATACGCCTGTGTCGTCGATGGCAGCCACCATCCAGCAGAGCAAACCTTCGATCTGCACTGGTTTGTCCGCCATGACCATCTGCTGATCTCTGCCGGTGGCTTTATCGGCATAGTTGATGAAGCGCTGGCGGAGCGAGGGCTGAAGCGACGAGTCGGCGCGGCTACTACGCACTTCGCCGCACTGCCTTATTTGCTGGCAGGCTCCACCGCCATTGCCACCTTACCGCTCCATGCCGCTCAGGCCATTACCGCCATCAGCCATGGTTTGCGACTGGTCGCCTGCCCCTTTCCCTTACGGCGCTATCCGGTAGAGCTGGCATGGCGCAACAGTGCTTCTCCCGACAATGCTGTGCTTATCGTCAGGGAGGCCATTCGTGAGCTGGTGAGTGCGGAAAGATACTTCGTGATGGATTAG
- a CDS encoding LysR family transcriptional regulator produces the protein MKATLDEMQAFQAVVDCGSISAAAEQLGQTVSATSRSLARLEEKLNTSLLNRTTRRLKLTEEGQLYLERVRDILTSVEESEELLALRRDQPAGLLRVDAASPFMLHVIAPRVAEYQQQFPEVQLELNSNEGIIDLLERRTDIAIRIGRLKDSTLRAMPIATSQMRVVASPDYLAQRGTPLTVAELASHRLLGFTQPELLNEWPLLAEDGQLLHIQPQVKASSGETLRQMALNDGGIACLSDFMTRADRQSGRLVQLFPELTLVSRQSINAVYYRNTTVSARIKSFVDFLAKTIGPQGFDD, from the coding sequence ATGAAAGCCACTCTGGATGAAATGCAGGCCTTCCAGGCCGTCGTGGACTGCGGCTCCATCAGCGCTGCAGCGGAACAGCTTGGTCAGACGGTCTCGGCGACCAGCCGGTCACTAGCACGGCTAGAAGAAAAGCTGAATACGTCACTGCTGAATCGCACAACACGACGACTCAAACTTACGGAGGAAGGCCAGCTTTATCTGGAGCGGGTGCGTGACATTCTGACGTCTGTTGAGGAAAGCGAAGAATTGCTGGCGTTACGGCGTGATCAGCCCGCTGGTCTGCTGCGGGTAGATGCCGCGTCCCCCTTTATGCTGCATGTGATTGCTCCCCGGGTGGCGGAGTATCAGCAGCAGTTCCCGGAGGTGCAGCTGGAGCTGAACTCCAACGAAGGCATTATCGATTTACTCGAACGGCGTACCGATATCGCTATACGTATTGGTCGCCTGAAAGACTCCACCCTGCGGGCTATGCCTATTGCCACCAGCCAGATGAGGGTCGTGGCGAGCCCCGACTATCTGGCACAGCGCGGTACTCCCCTCACTGTCGCCGAGCTGGCTTCACATCGCCTGCTCGGCTTTACCCAGCCGGAATTACTGAATGAATGGCCACTCCTTGCGGAAGATGGTCAGTTGCTGCACATCCAGCCACAAGTCAAAGCCTCCAGCGGTGAGACATTAAGGCAAATGGCACTGAATGACGGAGGCATTGCCTGCCTGTCCGACTTTATGACACGAGCAGACCGGCAATCCGGCCGTCTGGTACAGCTCTTCCCTGAACTCACGCTGGTGTCACGGCAAAGCATCAATGCCGTTTACTACCGCAACACCACTGTTTCTGCCCGGATCAAGTCTTTCGTTGACTTTCTGGCGAAAACCATCGGGCCACAGGGCTTCGACGATTAG
- a CDS encoding PACE efflux transporter yields MQGIKRKIVYVLLSEAIAIMITAGVLSLLGNSQQTAGVGAVVTSALAMFWNFVWNTLFEWWEARQQQKGRSLRRRVGHAIGFELGLSLLLVPFFVWWLGISWWKALTLDIGMTLFFMVYTFVYNWAFDLVFGLPKSAMPECTSP; encoded by the coding sequence ATGCAAGGCATCAAACGGAAAATCGTCTACGTCCTTCTTTCAGAAGCCATCGCCATCATGATCACCGCCGGTGTGCTGAGCCTGCTGGGTAACAGCCAGCAAACCGCCGGTGTCGGCGCGGTGGTCACGTCGGCACTGGCCATGTTCTGGAATTTTGTCTGGAATACGCTGTTCGAGTGGTGGGAAGCGCGGCAGCAGCAAAAGGGCAGAAGTCTGCGCAGGCGGGTAGGCCATGCCATCGGCTTTGAGCTTGGCCTGTCGTTGTTGCTGGTGCCGTTCTTTGTCTGGTGGCTGGGTATTTCCTGGTGGAAGGCGCTGACACTGGATATCGGCATGACCCTGTTTTTCATGGTCTACACCTTTGTCTACAACTGGGCGTTCGATCTGGTTTTTGGCCTTCCCAAATCTGCTATGCCAGAGTGCACCTCGCCGTGA